One Bombus fervidus isolate BK054 chromosome 5, iyBomFerv1, whole genome shotgun sequence DNA window includes the following coding sequences:
- the LOC139987105 gene encoding uncharacterized protein, with protein sequence MRMKLLKIVVVLLLSGSGNARPQKTEGSIQVQPSRPNPEQWRGSGVPHTVREDSSIRSNDTQRHLKDMHHIDQSLRTVATQLLNVTNPEEPPKILDNVIKRPIASQKPIERNEATPIKEIYVNNGPPANIGFGRPINSKFNYFETSHPGQAMAITEEELEKELSSTRLMTAYKNHATTTGGISTWILLNPPSTTTKTMEIEKKTKQPFQMEVKMTVKPTTLMERVETTERVTEKVTVPVSTTLVMDQSSTTKKSVSVDAKKSTESKPEKILATEKVESMQSTTLKVPQTTANNLENKEAVVSTTKKIQILRTTPKPKIATTKTTVLSKPSGSKPPRPNQQNRPKPPMRRTTTVKPDSAKNETASTGKIEKVTFRPIQMITIPKNKVESTEKPMFVTKIKASIAMDAQKTSTQPSASSTATSLEITTTPKPTTIENNLVEVSVKPKPVGTKVNNVLKVQLKKPLDETTKIEVEPIKVNAPVLKIEKVEKNEVKKEEEKETENMDNTRIDLMKFDFNPELTKINVNTEVSSTSASTTQSTTSTSTTKRPRNNPKRKKNKVRRRKPTTSTTTTTVSSAISSTTENDLIEEPIAENGIQESKIVPETKVAGNWTKTKKKPASTPISMQIYNFLSREVMPSFGVMSLVGLGLGLASYFLYPLGGTVTRRNYDVEPKYKYNFDEYGGNYGQREEEVLSKVLQGMTIDESKYPGSKDYDNNYYRYQHYDGGYDTQPIKKSDQRYPPSSAIYRPENTASIHKYKNTDYRYSDSTSTPNYYDRPKHREYVVGSAAPGTANRQFVVGSIPKEYPPYEEKIPSLSTPGKLANSYEPTESGQLQFDRDVNQNFNFPVGSAQNYGQVQTARPDDTYEEVEITPTAVAVEHGPRSLKLKRSLLDLTKVSPTETHRSRRRRDSVIQVIPSKRQLEEEGKEQDLSNEILNIIDSAIPEEDYTQKKKNKDKEMEVFANKRRKEKEDERNRLKESTTNSQTFKTSTAAPVDASTVSTATKETTESPTFSTSSTESDSESNTTNIPKSTESTSEWIDLTTAKPAEQNGFNLFSFVKKIAEIKFRLGLTLLKHASEGFARYLGHVQKRINGEE encoded by the exons ATGCGGATGAAGCTATTAAAGATCGTGGTGGTCCTGTTGCTGTCAGGATCGGGCAATGCCAGGCCGCAGAAAACCG aaGGATCGATTCAAGTTCAGCCATCGAGGCCAAACCCTGAGCAATGGAGAGGTTCCGGCGTGCCGCACACCGTTCGAGAAGATAGCAG TATCCGTTCGAACGACACGCAACGTCACCTGAAAGACATGCACCACATCGACCAGTCCTTAAGAACGGTGGCCACTCAATTATTAAACGTGACGAACCCCGAAGAACCACCAAAGATCCTCGACAACGTGATCAAGAGGCCCATTGCGAGTCAAAAACCAATCGAAAGGAACGAAGCCACTCCGATCAAAGAGATATACGTGAACAATGGTCCACCTGCTAATATTGGATTTGGCAGACCGATCAATTCCAAGTTCAACTACTTCGAGACGAGTCATCCAGGTCAAGCAATGGCCATCACCGAAGAAGAACTCGAGAAAGAATTAAGTTCAACGCGTCTGATGACCGCTTATAAGAATCATGCAACGACCACTGGTGGAATTTCCACGTGGATCCTTTTAAATCCACCGTCGACAACGACGAAGACGATggagatagaaaagaagacgAAACAGCCGTTTCAAATGGAAGTGAAAATGACTGTGAAACCAACGACTTTGATGGAGAGAGTGGAAACCACTGAAAGAGTGACGGAGAAAGTTACCGTGCCCGTATCCACGACATTAGTCATGGATCAGTCTTCTACTACAAAGAAATCTGTCTCAGTCGACGCGAAGAAGAGCACCGAATCGAAACCAGAGAAAATTCTGGCCACAGAGAAGGTAGAGTCCATGCAGAGTACCACTTTGAAGGTTCCACAGACTACTGCGAATAATTTGGAGAATAAGGAGGCTGTTGTTAGTACCACGAAGAAGATACAGATTTTAAGAACGACACCTAAGCCTAAGATAGCCACCACGAAGACTACCGTATTATCTAAACCTTCTGGTTCAAAGCCTCCTAGACCTAATCAACAGAATAGGCCCAAGCCTCCTATGAGAAGAACTACtaccgttaaaccggattctGCGAAAAATGAGACTGCTTCTACTGGCAAGATAGAGAAGGTCACTTTCAGACCGATTCAAATGATCACCATCCCAAAGAACAAGGTAGAAAGCACCGAGAAGCCTATGTTCGTGACCAAGATCAAAGCGTCTATCGCGATGGACGCTCAGAAGACTAGCACGCAACCTTCTGCTTCTTCCACGGCCACCAGTTTAGAGATAACCACGACTCCTAAACCGACTACGATCGAGAATAATCTGGTGGAGGTGTCTGTGAAGCCGAAACCAGTTGGCACAAAGGTGAACAACGTATTGAAAGTACAATTGAAGAAGCCTCTGGACGAGACGACAAAGATCGAAGTAGAACCCATTAAGGTGAATGCTCCCGTGTTGAAGATCGAGAAAGTGGAGAAGAACGAGgttaagaaagaagaagaaaaggaaacagaGAATATGGACAATACCAGGATAGATTTAATGAAGTTTGATTTTAATCCTGAACTGACCAAGATCAACGTAAACACAGAAGTTTCTTCGACTTCAGCGAGCACCACACAATCGACGACGTCCACTTCGACCACCAAAAGACCCAGGAACAATCCtaagaggaagaagaataaaGTCAGAAGGCGTAAGCCAACTACATCCACCACTACGACCACTGTTTCTTCAGCGATATCTAGTACGACAGAGAACGATTTAATAGAGGAACCAATCGCTGAAAATGGTATACAGGAGTCGAAGATAGTACCTGAGACCAAGGTGGCTGGTAACTggacgaagacgaagaagaagccAGCTTCGACTCCCATTAGTATGCAGATTTACAACTTCCTGAGTCGAGAGGTGATGCCTAGTTTCGGAGTGATGTCTTTGGTGGGATTGGGACTTGGCCTGGCTTCTTACTTCTTGTATCCGCTCGGAGGAACCGTCACTAGGAGAAACTACGACGTTGAGCctaaatataagtataatttCGACGAATACGGTGGAAACTATGGTCAAAGGGAAGAGGAGGTCTTGTCTAAAGTTCTTCAGGGTATGACAATCGACGAGAGCAAGTATCCTGGCTCGAAGGACTATGACAACAATTACTATAGGTACCAACATTATGACGGAGGTTACGATACTCAGCCAATCAAGAAAAGCGATCAAAGGTACCCTCCTTCATCCGCGATATATCGTCCAGAGAACACAGCGtctatacataaatataagaaCACTGATTATCGTTATTCGGATAGTACAAGCACTCCAAATTACTATGACAGGCCTAAACATCGCGAGTACGTGGTTGGATCTGCCGCCCCTGGCACAGCCAACCGACAATTCGTTGTTGGAAGCATTCCCAAAGAGTACCCACCTTACGAAGAGAAGATTCCTTCTTTATCGACCCCAGGAAAGCTGGCTAACAGTTACGAGCCTACAGAAAGTGGGCAGCTACAGTTCGACCGCGATGTAAACCAGAACTTCAATTTTCCTGTGGGGTCTGCTCAAAACTATGGCCAAGTGCAGACAGCTAGACCAGATGACACTTACGAAGAAGTTGAGATCACACCTACCGCCGTTGCTGTGGAGCATGGACCTAGGTCTCTGAAGCTTAAACGGTCTCTCCTGGACTTGACGAAGGTATCTCCAACGGAAACACATCGTTCTAGAAGGAGAAGGGACTCCGTAATTCAAGTTATACCATCGAAACGACAATTGGAAGAGGAAGGGAAGGAGCAAGATTTGAGTAACGAAATCCTTAATATCATTGACTCAGCTATACCCGAAGAAGACTATACtcagaaaaagaagaacaagGACAAGGAAATGGAAGTTTTTgcgaataaaagaagaaaagagaaagaggatgaAAGGAATCGACTGAAGGAATCCACCACTAACAGTCAGACTTTTAAAACGAGCACAGCCGCCCCTGTGGACGCTTCTACGGTTTCCACAGCAACGAAGGAGACTACCGAGTCTCCTACTTTTTCTACGAGTTCCACGGAAAGCGATTCTGAAAGTAACACGACGAATATTCCGAAATCGACCGAAAGCACCAGCGAGTGGATCGATCTGACCACGGCGAAGCCAGCCGAGCAGAACGGTTTCAATCTCTTCAGTTTCGTGAAGAAGATCGCCGAGATCAAGTTCAGGCTCGGTCTGACGCTCCTTAAACACGCCAGCGAGGGTTTTGCTAGATATCTTGGCCACGTGCAGAAGAGGATCAACGGAGAGGAGTGA
- the LOC139987109 gene encoding uncharacterized protein gives MFHERSIKNDHLTRLRNTSRRQPIVPKNYSTVSGDSTKESVNWFSKTDQRFNVGYRRVPLPNSRISNLKIATRRNSMKNGPTRDLTRDSPWRKANDMLMNNSGSNIVTLSQNSKFSGQEEVFSLTLDKKVESTTAFDHVAAIRKITSMLTRNQTTSKLPLENKNDVGIPSTPSLHSHSNRYWNSKHSNGTKTRRPQGYSSNSNKKNQNRVHLNKMHVKRNNSSTPNTSLKNWPNSAIQNDEDFHNYDQYTTIEEDAKPEEVVEKPFPLRNSTFNYHVPVSNPNFQEIVHWLKIPAFMTNGSHIIESDQLNSPISLAFDPVYQNLEPNRPSKPNIVPQLKPGFIYPLRPPSYTAEKVPIWPPSGPSRNKTQNPFVHNPQTQVSQNTVVQLINTDSSKPNRTTLGTKVPPGINRPIASGPSSPSSSLTSSGSGSYPPFTSLTSSGSGSHSPSSILSQLYPSTATTSKPGPNVHIGFTSYEDTDKVPDQKPQTPVVTYDQSCPTILINTYTRINNTIQSKEGCSDLNIIINSQVFNTNAFKSTPSPLSDQSNPENYQVYGDSDKYGSQISSDTNYQAIPIYQPSSPGSQWPQNSYYDSSKYPQNQNLQQNDVSNVEVIQDTQISISSSAEVSPPVESSLDAVEESGPLNDSTGSSAQVGSDVGQANDSPGVNSLVRPALTPAASNPGSLGSTNISPAGLGTGSSSTPSRPSHDDDDDDFDLSPSGIMDSIASVFTYFTFVNPLHYGFFSLAAAPFTALAAGMLGIVTFIYPWLFPASFGFSRANNNNNGDSLWYNIEEVVIQSLEKYGRMNEWKSKRKKRKR, from the coding sequence ATGTTTCATGAACGATCAATTAAAAATGACCATCTAACCAGACTTAGAAACACGTCTCGTCGTCAACCTATAGTGCCAAAGAATTATAGCACGGTTTCAGGTGATTCTACTAAAGAATCAGTCAATTGGTTCTCAAAAACAGATCAGAGATTTAATGTAGGTTATAGACGCGTACCGCTTCCAAATTCGAGAATTTCGAACCTGAAGATAGCCACTAGAAGAAATTCCATGAAAAATGGACCTACGCGAGATTTGACGCGCGATAGTCCGTGGAGAAAGGCGAATGACATGTTGATGAATAATTCAGGATCCAATATCGTAACCTTGAGCCAGAATTCGAAATTCTCGGGTCAGGAGGAAGTGTTTTCGCTCACGCTGGACAAAAAGGTCGAGTCCACGACTGCGTTCGATCACGTCGCGGCCATCAGAAAGATCACAAGCATGTTGACTCGCAATCAGACTACCTCTAAATTACCTCTAGAAAACAAAAACGACGTAGGTATTCCGTCGACTCCATCTTTGCACAGCCATTCCAATCGTTATTGGAACTCCAAGCACTCCAACGGAACAAAAACTCGTCGTCCTCAAGGTTATTCCTCTAATTCGAACAAAAAGAATCAGAATAGGGTTCATTTAAATAAGATGCACGTCAAAAGGAACAATTCTTCTACTCCTAACACGAGCTTGAAGAATTGGCCCAATAGTGCCATTCAAAACGACGAAGATTTTCATAATTACGATCAATATACCACGATAGAAGAGGACGCGAAGCCAGAAGAGGTGGTTGAGAAACCATTTCCATTGAGAAATTCCACTTTCAATTATCACGTACCTGTTTCGAATCCcaattttcaagaaatagTTCACTGGTTGAAAATCCCCGCTTTTATGACGAATGGTAGCCATATAATAGAGAGTGATCAACTCAATAGTCCAATTAGCCTCGCTTTTGATCCAGTTTATCAAAATCTGGAACCGAATAGGCCTTCTAAGCCGAATATCGTTCCACAGCTCAAGCCTGGCTTCATTTATCCTCTTCGTCCTCCGAGTTATACCGCGGAGAAGGTGCCAATTTGGCCACCGAGTGGTCCATCGAGGAACAAGACTCAGAATCCTTTCGTTCACAATCCACAGACTCAGGTTTCTCAAAACACAGTTgttcaattaataaatacagaCTCGAGCAAGCCAAATAGGACGACGCTTGGGACCAAAGTGCCTCCAGGAATTAACAGGCCAATTGCGTCTGGTCCTTCAAGTCCTTCGTCCTCTTTGACATCTTCAGGCTCTGGTTCGTATCCTCCTTTTACCTCATTAACCTCTTCAGGATCTGGATCGCACTCACCTTCGTCGATTCTCTCGCAATTGTATCCTTCCACTGCAACAACTTCGAAGCCGGGCCCGAACGTTCACATAGGCTTCACCTCTTACGAGGACACCGATAAAGTACCTGATCAGAAACCTCAGACTCCGGTGGTGACCTATGACCAGAGTTGTCCTACGATTCTAATAAACACTTACACGAGAATCAATAACACTATTCAAAGCAAAGAAGGCTGTAGCGACTTGAACATCATCATCAATTCCCAGGTGTTCAACACTAACGCCTTCAAGTCTACACCTTCTCCTCTGTCTGACCAATCGAATCCTGAAAATTATCAGGTTTATGGAGACTCAGACAAATATGGTAGCCAAATAAGTTCAGATACCAATTATCAAGCAATACCTATCTATCAACCCAGTTCTCCAGGATCTCAGTGGCCTCAGAACAGTTACTACGACTCCTCAAAATACCCACAGAACCAGAATCTTCAGCAGAACGACGTTTCCAACGTGGAGGTGATTCAGGATACTCAGATCAGTATTTCGAGTTCAGCTGAAGTTTCTCCTCCAGTCGAGTCTTCCTTAGATGCAGTGGAAGAATCTGGTCCGTTAAACGACAGTACAGGTTCTTCGGCACAAGTTGGCTCGGACGTTGGTCAAGCAAACGATTCTCCGGGTGTGAATTCATTAGTTCGACCAGCTTTGACACCGGCTGCGTCAAATCCTGGCTCCTTAGGGTCCACTAATATCTCTCCGGCAGGTCTAGGCACAGGATCATCTTCTACTCCAAGTCGTCCAAGtcatgacgacgacgacgacgacttTGACTTGTCCCCGAGTGGTATCATGGATTCCATAGCTTCGGTGTTCACTTATTTCACGTTTGTCAATCCCTTGCATTATGGATTCTTCAGCTTGGCAGCTGCTCCTTTCACCGCTCTCGCAGCTGGAATGCTTGGTATCGTTACTTTTATCTATCCTTGGCTGTTCCCTGCTTCGTTTGGCTTTAGCAGGgctaataacaataataatggGGATAGCCTTTGGTATAATATTGAAGAAGTGGTGATCCAGTCTTTGGAGAAGTATGGAAGGATGAACGAATGGAAGAgtaagaggaagaagaggaagagatgA